DNA from Nitriliruptor alkaliphilus DSM 45188:
CGCCGTCCCGACGTTCCACTACAAGACCGGCATCGCGTTCCTCGCCTGGTTGTCGGGACACCAGGACGGGTTCACGATGGTGGCGGGGCAGCAGGCGGGACGGAGCGTCCCGGACCTGGTCACCACCTTCCGGCTGGCCGACGCCGCCGGCCTCCTCCCCGACCCGTCGCTGGCAGCTCACCGCATGACGAGCTTCCTCGAGGTCGCTGGCGTGACGCCGTGACTGTCGTGGACGTGCCCTCCGGGCGGCCTGCGGAGCACGCGACGCCGCGGGCCGGTGATCCACGCCTCGGTCGTCTGAGCCTGAACCAGAAGACCACCGACCGCTGGACCGTGCGTGAGGCGGTGGACGGTTGCGTACGTGCGGGTCTGCCCGCCATCGGCCTGTGGCGCGAGGCCGTCGCCCGAACAGGTCTGGACGCATCGGCACGCATGGTCGCCGACGCCGGGCTGCGTGTGTCGTCGCTCTGCCGCGGCGGCTTCCTGACCGCACCCGCCGGCGCGGAACGAACCGCCGCGCTCGACGACAACCGCCGGGCGATCGATGAGGCCGCCACGTTGGGTGCCCCGTGCCTGGTCCTGGTCGTCGGGGGGTTGCCCGACGGCTCACGCGACCTCATCGGCGCCAGGAACCGTGTCGCGGAGGCCATCGCCGAGCTGGCCCCCTACGCGGGGGAACGTGGTGTTCAGCTGGCGCTCGAGCCGCTCCATCCGATGTACGCCGCGGACCGAGCCGTGCTGTCCACCCTCGCGCAGGCGCTCGACCTCGCCGAGGACCACCCACCCGAGCAGGTCGGGGTCGTCATCGACACCTTCCACCTGTGGTGGGACCCGGAGATCTGGACCCAGATCGCGCGGGCGGCGGGTCGCATCAGCAGCTACCAGGTGTGCGACTGGATCACGCCGCTGCCAGCCGACGACGTCCTCCTCGCCCGCGGCATGATGGGTGACGGGCACATCGACTTCCGATCGTTCTGGCGGGCCGTGCACGACGCGGGCTACACCGGTGACATCGAGGTCGAGATCTTCAACGCCGAGGTGTGGGCAGCCGACCCGGACGACGTGGTCGCGACGGTCGCCCGTCGCTACGTC
Protein-coding regions in this window:
- a CDS encoding sugar phosphate isomerase/epimerase family protein, with translation MTVVDVPSGRPAEHATPRAGDPRLGRLSLNQKTTDRWTVREAVDGCVRAGLPAIGLWREAVARTGLDASARMVADAGLRVSSLCRGGFLTAPAGAERTAALDDNRRAIDEAATLGAPCLVLVVGGLPDGSRDLIGARNRVAEAIAELAPYAGERGVQLALEPLHPMYAADRAVLSTLAQALDLAEDHPPEQVGVVIDTFHLWWDPEIWTQIARAAGRISSYQVCDWITPLPADDVLLARGMMGDGHIDFRSFWRAVHDAGYTGDIEVEIFNAEVWAADPDDVVATVARRYVSHVLPDAPS